Proteins found in one Thermaerobacter subterraneus DSM 13965 genomic segment:
- a CDS encoding sulfurtransferase TusA family protein gives MRSLTVAAQPASPAAPPMQRPAVPDREAGDGAVGAGAAAETAPADSLLGRYVNRYLLPRVALTVISLASLVGVYLTLRMQGMPPWLVVPRWAGLVGLGILAGGTMWWSRFVVPRDTQPAAVARLAAAQARHYRPLMAGGLVAALAGGGFWAAWVGPVAAARGWVGLWLLVVALYGGLVAATLALSRLPDDEALAARRQALAVLWSATALLVAMGLLDAALTFGTWWPAWVLRPLHLGAFGLWLGGAVWNIFVAVPAARDELAFATVAASATQLERFRKRVRVFLPLLLATGLAQAAAYAGWNPLAWPGNWVGRLALVKLGLVAALFVIFITCPLWRACSPIKGMCDLEELAGPTAGTSRGRALRRRGEAGRPAAASLPGAAAAAPVRRLDRRGAGCAGFVHVEEALAGMAPGEVLELLSSDPISWWELPAWLEVHGHRLLFRERRRIWPWRYFRFLIQRGAGTSPGRHAAR, from the coding sequence GTGCGATCCCTGACTGTCGCCGCCCAACCCGCTTCCCCGGCGGCCCCGCCCATGCAGCGCCCGGCGGTCCCGGACAGGGAGGCCGGGGACGGGGCGGTCGGGGCCGGCGCGGCCGCAGAGACGGCACCGGCCGACTCCCTGCTGGGACGCTACGTCAACCGCTACCTGCTTCCCCGGGTGGCGCTGACGGTCATCAGCCTGGCCTCGCTGGTCGGTGTTTACCTGACCCTGCGCATGCAGGGCATGCCGCCCTGGCTGGTCGTGCCGCGCTGGGCGGGCCTGGTCGGGCTTGGCATTCTGGCCGGCGGCACCATGTGGTGGTCGCGCTTCGTCGTGCCCCGGGACACCCAGCCCGCCGCCGTGGCCCGGCTGGCGGCCGCCCAGGCCCGCCACTACCGGCCGCTGATGGCGGGAGGACTGGTGGCGGCGCTGGCCGGCGGCGGGTTCTGGGCCGCCTGGGTCGGCCCGGTGGCCGCCGCCCGCGGTTGGGTCGGGCTCTGGCTGCTCGTCGTCGCGCTCTACGGCGGCCTGGTCGCTGCCACGCTGGCGCTGTCACGCCTGCCCGACGACGAGGCCCTGGCGGCACGCCGCCAGGCGCTGGCCGTCCTCTGGTCCGCCACCGCCCTCCTGGTTGCCATGGGCCTTCTGGACGCGGCCCTGACCTTCGGCACCTGGTGGCCGGCCTGGGTCCTGCGCCCCCTTCACCTGGGGGCCTTCGGCCTGTGGCTGGGCGGGGCGGTGTGGAACATCTTCGTCGCCGTGCCCGCCGCCCGGGACGAGCTGGCCTTTGCCACGGTGGCCGCCTCGGCCACCCAGCTGGAACGCTTCCGCAAGCGGGTCCGGGTCTTCCTGCCCCTGCTGCTGGCGACCGGCCTTGCCCAGGCGGCCGCCTATGCCGGGTGGAACCCCTTGGCCTGGCCCGGGAACTGGGTGGGTCGCCTGGCCCTGGTCAAGCTGGGGCTGGTGGCGGCCCTCTTCGTCATCTTCATCACCTGCCCCCTGTGGCGCGCCTGCTCGCCGATCAAGGGGATGTGCGATCTGGAGGAACTGGCCGGTCCAACGGCTGGAACGAGCCGGGGCCGTGCCTTGCGCCGGCGGGGTGAAGCGGGCCGTCCAGCCGCCGCCTCCCTGCCCGGGGCGGCCGCGGCCGCCCCGGTACGGCGTCTCGACCGGCGCGGCGCCGGTTGTGCCGGGTTCGTCCACGTGGAAGAAGCCCTGGCCGGCATGGCGCCGGGCGAGGTGCTGGAGCTCTTGAGTTCCGATCCCATCTCCTGGTGGGAACTGCCGGCCTGGCTGGAAGTCCACGGGCACCGGCTGCTCTTCCGCGAGCGAAGGCGCATCTGGCCCTGGCGGTATTTCCGGTTCCTCATCCAGCGGGGGGCGGGAACGTCGCCGGGTCGTCACGCAGCCAGGTAG
- a CDS encoding DUF2249 domain-containing protein, protein MFFRRGKGAGRAGPAGERPGAAGGTEASPNGQAAPGGIAREGLRLPPSPAEPALQLDNRGLQPPEPMVRILSALDRLEPGQVLQAHNDRKPMFLLPHLDERGFEYAMAEQDDGSVIIRIWRAGAAPGPQDAAALPAGSEPPAQEVPGSAEPADPAGQPAAGGKEQDPGTSAAGAGVEPLVMDVRPYFARRQEPFRDIMANVARLKPGQPFVLIVGFEPVPLYWVMKRKGFEHRAERQPDGAWRVTFWRPE, encoded by the coding sequence ATGTTCTTCCGCAGGGGCAAGGGTGCCGGCCGGGCCGGACCTGCCGGGGAACGCCCAGGGGCGGCGGGCGGCACGGAGGCTTCGCCGAACGGGCAGGCTGCGCCGGGCGGGATCGCGCGCGAGGGCCTGCGGTTGCCGCCCTCTCCGGCCGAACCGGCGCTTCAGCTGGACAACCGCGGGCTGCAGCCGCCCGAACCCATGGTGCGGATCCTGTCCGCTCTGGACCGCCTGGAGCCCGGCCAGGTGCTGCAGGCCCACAACGACCGCAAGCCCATGTTCCTCCTGCCCCACCTGGACGAGCGCGGTTTCGAATACGCCATGGCAGAACAGGACGACGGATCGGTGATCATCCGCATCTGGCGGGCCGGCGCGGCACCGGGTCCGCAGGATGCGGCCGCCCTGCCGGCGGGGAGCGAGCCGCCCGCCCAGGAGGTGCCGGGTTCGGCCGAACCGGCTGACCCTGCCGGACAGCCCGCAGCGGGCGGCAAGGAGCAGGATCCCGGGACGTCGGCGGCTGGCGCGGGCGTGGAGCCGCTGGTCATGGACGTCCGGCCCTATTTCGCCCGCCGTCAGGAGCCCTTCCGGGACATCATGGCCAACGTGGCACGCCTCAAGCCAGGCCAGCCCTTCGTGCTGATCGTCGGGTTCGAGCCCGTGCCCCTCTACTGGGTGATGAAGCGCAAGGGGTTCGAGCACCGGGCGGAGCGGCAACCGGACGGGGCCTGGCGGGTCACCTTCTGGCGGCCGGAATAG
- a CDS encoding metal-sulfur cluster assembly factor, translating into MAEPMVTEDDIREALMDVIDPELGFNIVDLGLIYGITVEDGKVHIVMTMTTPGCPATNYLQEGTRERALAVPGVKEVDVQVVWSPPWTPDLMSDRAKRFFGLIEG; encoded by the coding sequence GTGGCGGAGCCCATGGTGACGGAGGACGACATCCGCGAAGCCTTGATGGACGTCATCGACCCCGAACTGGGGTTCAACATCGTCGACCTGGGTCTGATCTACGGCATTACCGTGGAAGACGGCAAGGTCCACATCGTGATGACCATGACCACCCCGGGCTGCCCGGCCACCAACTACCTGCAGGAAGGCACGCGGGAACGGGCGCTGGCGGTCCCCGGGGTCAAGGAGGTTGACGTCCAGGTGGTCTGGTCGCCGCCGTGGACGCCCGACCTGATGAGCGACCGGGCCAAGCGGTTCTTCGGCTTGATCGAAGGCTAG